One region of uncultured Sulfurimonas sp. genomic DNA includes:
- a CDS encoding saccharopine dehydrogenase family protein — protein MLTTLIIGAGGVSRVVVHKCVQNSDVFGRIVLASRSIGRCETIKSDFKDADIEITTVDADVTDEVIQLINSCKPDIVINVALPYQDLTIMDACIATKTPYLDTANYEHPDEAKFEYKLQWERDAAFKEAGIMGLLGSGFDPGATNVFCAYAQKHYFDEIHTIDILDCNAGDHGYAFATNFNPEINLREVSSKGRYWENGEWIETEPMEIMQVWDYPEVGPKDSYLLYHEELESLVQNIKGLKRIRFFMTFGQSYLTHMKCLENVGMLGIEPVEHKGQKIIPMEFLKTLLPDPASLGPRTKGKTNIGVLVEGLKDGVKKKIYIYQVKDHEDCFAETNSQGVSYSTGVPAMIGAKLMLQGKWSGVGVFNMEQMDPDAFMDEMNTQGLPWEIKEMEV, from the coding sequence ATTTTGACAACTTTAATTATTGGTGCAGGTGGAGTTAGCCGCGTAGTAGTACACAAATGTGTACAAAATTCAGATGTATTTGGTCGTATTGTACTAGCTAGTAGAAGTATTGGTAGATGCGAGACTATAAAAAGTGATTTTAAAGATGCAGATATAGAGATAACAACAGTAGATGCTGATGTAACGGATGAAGTTATACAGCTTATAAACTCATGTAAGCCTGATATTGTTATAAATGTTGCTCTTCCATATCAAGATTTAACTATTATGGATGCTTGTATAGCTACAAAAACTCCATATCTTGATACTGCAAACTATGAGCATCCAGATGAAGCTAAGTTTGAATACAAACTTCAGTGGGAGAGAGATGCTGCATTTAAAGAAGCTGGAATTATGGGACTTCTTGGAAGTGGATTTGACCCAGGAGCTACAAATGTATTTTGTGCTTATGCTCAAAAACACTACTTTGATGAGATTCATACTATTGATATACTTGATTGTAATGCAGGTGACCATGGTTACGCTTTTGCAACAAACTTTAACCCTGAGATAAACTTACGAGAAGTGAGTTCAAAAGGTCGTTATTGGGAAAATGGAGAGTGGATAGAGACTGAACCAATGGAGATTATGCAAGTTTGGGATTATCCTGAAGTAGGGCCAAAAGACTCTTATTTACTTTATCATGAAGAGTTAGAATCACTTGTTCAAAATATCAAAGGTCTAAAACGTATTAGATTTTTTATGACATTTGGTCAGAGTTATTTAACTCACATGAAGTGTTTAGAAAATGTAGGGATGCTAGGCATCGAGCCAGTTGAACATAAAGGGCAAAAAATAATTCCTATGGAATTTTTAAAGACTCTTCTCCCAGACCCTGCTTCACTTGGTCCTAGAACTAAAGGAAAAACAAATATTGGTGTTTTAGTTGAGGGACTAAAAGATGGTGTTAAAAAGAAAATCTACATTTATCAAGTAAAAGACCATGAAGATTGTTTCGCTGAGACAAACTCTCAAGGAGTTTCATACTCAACAGGTGTTCCTGCTATGATAGGTGCGAAACTTATGCTACAAGGTAAATGGAGTGGAGTAGGTGTTTTTAATATGGAACAAATGGACCCAGATGCATTTATGGATGAGATGAACACTCAAGGTCTTCCTTGGGAAATAAAAGAGATGGAAGTTTAA
- a CDS encoding patatin-like phospholipase family protein, which translates to MKFILILAFIFGFAIAYDRPKIALVLSGGGARGGAHVGVLKVLEAKKIPIDFIVGTSMGSLVGGLYASGKSPQDIEKMLVSSDWKEYIRTDFDREDTPMRVKESEYIYQGRIGFGVNSKNDIVLPTGVLKRQPLLFKFMAELQDTQNIEDFDKLPIPFRAVATNVKNGESVVLKSGSLAKAVYASSSIPGGLQPINIDGVDLVDGGVSDNLPIQIAKDMGADIIIAVDASEAFNKDINVNSYFVVLGQMVNILMRKNADSSILKLSDKDVLITPDLQGITGLDTDKYELIINKGEEMAQKDYELKLKHLSLSDEEYKKYKKNQIVLKKIDASVVDEIKILNPTYISDEYILKMIKIKVGDRLDENVLRENLMHIYNMTIFDSVEYNFKKLDGKNILTIITQPSWHSHGEARFAIGIEDDFEGHSSYSLKIGYTMFGLNSYGGEWKNDIEIGKNQKLHTEIFQAIDSMQKYYVRPSLTYTKVTDFVPFGSGSIELETKKYGGSLGLGRYVGTDYKFEVGGGMFEDKLDVSLINQTYSKYKSRPIYASFLVDDLDNLNFPNKGLKSNLKWKKEMKSFGSDYEHEQIFFDIEKPLTYDAHNLTAYLKVGTTYNNNNDEGAFILSDTFILGGLFNMSGYRPYSIAGNHMALAVLKYRYQLTNSSFFGTLYAPIYAGFSLEVGDAWDDGEHINSKDIKESASVYVAADTLLGPFYFAFASSKDGEDSFYLYLGEKF; encoded by the coding sequence ATGAAATTTATACTCATCCTAGCTTTTATTTTTGGTTTTGCCATTGCTTATGATAGACCAAAAATAGCACTTGTTTTAAGTGGAGGAGGAGCTAGAGGTGGAGCACACGTTGGTGTTTTAAAGGTTTTAGAGGCTAAAAAGATTCCTATAGATTTTATAGTTGGGACAAGTATGGGTTCTTTAGTTGGTGGACTTTATGCATCTGGAAAATCCCCGCAAGATATAGAAAAAATGCTAGTGAGTAGTGATTGGAAAGAGTATATTAGAACAGATTTTGATAGAGAAGACACTCCTATGAGAGTAAAAGAGTCTGAATACATTTATCAAGGTCGTATTGGTTTTGGAGTAAATTCTAAAAATGATATTGTTCTTCCAACAGGCGTTTTAAAAAGACAACCTTTGCTTTTTAAATTTATGGCAGAGTTACAAGATACTCAAAATATTGAGGATTTTGATAAACTTCCTATTCCTTTTCGAGCAGTTGCAACAAATGTGAAAAATGGAGAATCAGTAGTACTAAAATCTGGTTCTCTTGCAAAAGCTGTCTATGCATCAAGTTCTATTCCTGGTGGATTGCAACCTATAAATATAGATGGCGTAGATTTGGTTGATGGTGGAGTTAGTGATAATCTCCCTATACAAATTGCAAAAGATATGGGCGCAGATATTATTATAGCTGTAGATGCAAGTGAAGCTTTTAATAAAGATATAAATGTAAACTCGTATTTTGTTGTTTTAGGGCAAATGGTAAATATACTAATGCGAAAAAATGCAGACTCTTCTATCTTGAAACTCAGCGATAAAGATGTTTTGATAACTCCTGATTTACAAGGAATTACAGGGCTTGATACTGATAAATATGAGTTGATTATAAATAAAGGTGAAGAAATGGCTCAAAAAGATTATGAGTTAAAATTAAAACACCTCTCTTTAAGTGATGAAGAGTATAAAAAATATAAAAAGAATCAAATAGTTTTAAAAAAGATAGATGCATCTGTTGTTGATGAGATAAAAATTTTAAATCCAACATATATAAGTGATGAATATATTTTAAAGATGATTAAAATCAAAGTTGGTGATAGACTTGATGAAAATGTATTAAGAGAAAATTTAATGCATATTTACAATATGACAATCTTTGATAGTGTAGAGTATAATTTTAAAAAACTTGATGGAAAAAATATACTTACTATAATAACGCAACCAAGTTGGCATAGTCATGGCGAAGCAAGATTTGCCATAGGTATCGAGGATGATTTTGAAGGTCATTCATCTTATTCTCTAAAAATTGGTTATACCATGTTTGGTTTAAATAGCTATGGCGGAGAGTGGAAAAATGATATTGAAATAGGGAAAAATCAAAAATTACATACGGAGATTTTTCAAGCTATTGATTCTATGCAAAAATATTATGTAAGACCATCTTTAACATACACAAAGGTTACAGATTTTGTTCCTTTTGGAAGTGGCTCAATTGAGTTAGAAACTAAAAAATATGGAGGTTCTTTAGGTTTAGGTAGATATGTAGGAACTGATTATAAGTTTGAAGTTGGTGGCGGAATGTTTGAAGATAAACTTGATGTGTCATTAATAAATCAAACATATTCAAAGTATAAATCAAGACCTATATATGCTTCTTTTTTAGTAGATGATTTGGATAATCTAAATTTTCCAAATAAAGGTTTAAAGTCTAATCTTAAATGGAAAAAAGAGATGAAAAGTTTTGGAAGTGATTATGAACATGAGCAGATTTTTTTTGATATAGAAAAACCTTTAACTTATGATGCTCATAATCTTACAGCATATCTCAAAGTTGGTACTACATACAATAACAACAATGATGAGGGTGCTTTTATACTTAGTGATACATTTATTTTAGGAGGACTTTTTAATATGTCTGGGTATAGACCTTATTCTATAGCTGGAAATCATATGGCTTTAGCAGTTTTGAAATACAGATACCAACTAACTAATAGTAGTTTTTTTGGAACACTGTATGCCCCAATTTATGCTGGATTTAGCTTAGAAGTAGGTGATGCTTGGGATGATGGAGAACATATAAACTCCAAAGACATTAAAGAATCTGCTAGTGTTTATGTAGCAGCGGATACCTTATTGGGTCCATTTTATTTTGCCTTTGCATCTTCAAAAGATGGAGAGGATTCATTTTATTTATATTTAGGAGAAAAATTTTGA
- a CDS encoding diacylglycerol kinase, whose product MKLNKPKHSLFRNGMYAVEGFIDITKNETSFKWQLLMLSVMGIVAWNLPISFTHSSILFISLFIPVLAEVTNSSIERVVDLVTTDYHILAKQAKDAGATLVLLSLIVTALIWLAVLAVAFNLV is encoded by the coding sequence ATGAAACTAAACAAACCTAAACATTCACTATTTCGCAATGGAATGTATGCAGTAGAAGGTTTTATAGATATAACAAAAAATGAGACATCATTTAAGTGGCAACTTCTTATGCTTAGTGTTATGGGTATAGTAGCTTGGAATTTACCTATTAGTTTTACGCACTCTAGCATCTTGTTTATTTCATTGTTTATTCCGGTTTTAGCTGAAGTTACAAATAGCTCTATTGAGAGAGTTGTGGATTTAGTTACAACTGACTACCACATACTAGCAAAACAAGCTAAAGACGCAGGCGCTACTTTGGTTCTTTTGAGCTTAATAGTCACAGCTCTTATTTGGTTGGCAGTTTTAGCCGTAGCATTTAATTTAGTATAA